A genomic window from Pyxicephalus adspersus chromosome 2, UCB_Pads_2.0, whole genome shotgun sequence includes:
- the LOC140322179 gene encoding bone morphogenetic protein 7-like codes for MKMNTATAGRRLYTFIYFYISVKLMTADVGIEHDVHSSFVQEHLKGHERRELQKEILSVLGLPHRPKPLLHEKLTSAPIFMMNLYKSISVGEEKEEHFQYLHLFTKDHPSHVHLDDNHYLADADFVMSFVNLVENETKFCHQCYSKEFRFDLADVPADEYVTAAELRLYKDPSNHNETYLISIYQVLQEHPSQLLKLDSQIVCGSERGWLTFDITSSFNNWLDNPQNNFGLQMRIETTHKRSVKPQSVGLIGRDGPQEKQPFMVAFFKTEVIHMRSIRSINNKLKSTRVLKENLPLGNITESFMGGSGSNGGRRYLKQACKKHELYVSFRDLGWQDWIIAPEGYAAYYCEGECAFPLNSYMNATNHAIVQTLVHFINPENVPKPCCAPTELQGISVLYFDDNSNVILKKYRNMVVRSCGCH; via the coding sequence ATGAAAATGAATACTGCTACTGCAGGCAGAAGACtctacacatttatatatttctacatttctgtGAAGCTCATGACAGCAGATGTAGGCATTGAACATGATGTGCATTCCAGTTTTGTCCAAGAGCACCTGAAAGGCCACGAACGTAGAGAGCTACAAAAGGAGATTTTATCCGTTTTGGGATTGCCCCATAGACCAAAGCCTCTGTTACATGAGAAGCTGACATCTGCACCAATATTTATGATGAATCTATACAAGTCAATAAGTGTCGGTGAAGAGAAAGAGGAACACTTCCAATACCTACATCTATTTACCAAGGATCATCCGTCTCATGTCCATCTTGATGATAACCATTATCTTGCTGATGCTGATTTTGTCATGAGTTTTGTTAACCTAGTGGAAAATGAAACCAAATTCTGTCACCAGTGCTACAGCAAAGAGTTTAGGTTTGATCTTGCTGATGTTCCAGCTGATGAATATGTGACAGCAGCTGAGTTGCGCCTATATAAAGATCCATCTAACCATAATGAAACCTACCTGATCAGCATCTACCAAGTGCTTCAAGAACATCCTAGCCAGTTGTTAAAGTTGGATAGCCAGATTGTCTGTGGTTCAGAAAGGGGATGGTTAACATTTGACATTACTTCATCTTTCAACAATTGGCTGGATAATCCTCAGAACAACTTTGGACTACAAATGAGAATAGAAACTACGCACAAGAGAAGTGTTAAACCCCAGTCAGTGGGTCTAATTGGGAGGGATGGACCACAAGAGAAACAGCCATTTATGGTTGCAttctttaaaacagaagtaaTTCACATGCGTAGTATTCGTTCTATAAACAATAAACTCAAAAGCACCAGGGTACTAAAGGAAAATCTTCCATTAGGAAACATTACAGAGAGCTTCATGGGTGGCAGCGGCAGTAATGGCGGGCGTCGTTACTTGAAACAGGCCTGCAAGAAGCACGAACTGTATGTGAGTTTCCGTGACCTGGGCTGGCAAGATTGGATTATTGCCCCAGAAGGATATGCGGCTTATTACTGTGAAGGGGAATGTGCTTTTCCTCTCAACTCTTACATGAATGCCACTAATCATGCAATTGTCCAAACCTTGGTTCATTTTATTAATCCTGAGAACGTTCCAAAGCCATGCTGTGCTCCTACAGAACTCCAAGGAATCTCCGTCTTGTATTTTGATGATAATTCCAATgtgatattgaaaaaatatagaaacatggTGGTGCGATCATGTGGCTGCCACTAA